A window of the Polyodon spathula isolate WHYD16114869_AA chromosome 50, ASM1765450v1, whole genome shotgun sequence genome harbors these coding sequences:
- the zmp:0000001082 gene encoding integrin alpha-D, whose protein sequence is MFQNLFSFLRGEGRGNSLAKEAELQGFNCIMLLAEVTLLTVWTLQAVFPASLSFNIDTQTPGVFEGNCTQQFGHRVVQHATGTEKWIVVSAPHQEVTPGLRSGGLFRCDYRNQSCNPIHIPVEQNSDSIGLSLAVQNEDPFNLTTCSPTLVHKCDSNMHVNGICYLFNRKLDLITKLTPAVQECTKRNIDLVFLFDGSESLKSEDFEMNKNFIIDIMKNLTNTSLQFAAVQFSKEIRTEFNFYDYQKLKDPAALLSKTQHMKSLTNTHKALNFTLETLLYNTTAGAVENATKVLVIITDGQPSDYNDWFHNVVGHLDQKNIIRYVIGIGNVELAGLKKLASQPKEKNTFYIQNYAGLKGILDNLQGKIYSIEGSGNDQSFVKELSQSGFSAAFSKDSLILGAVGFNFWAGAVIHMKPNQQERIQTSLSRLSNDSYLGYSVTTGSLGNRMLYIAGAPRHSHKGRVEIFQSIDSEVQWSHEQSIDGEQIGSYFGGEVCAVDLNGDGDTDVLLVGAPLYHKQELGGLVYTYTVNAEGSFSPAVTLSGSPGFPLSRFGTAISGVGDLDGDGLTDIAVGAPLENKGSGGLYIFQGGESGVNPNYTQHITGWTMSPRLQYFGQSIHGVMDINGDGLTDIAVGSLGRAVLLRSRPVLNVAADVSFHPSEISMDFFDCLTKKTQVSTVSNMSVCIMVSKLTRDSLETSLNLSYQIELDSLRQRFRADFGHDKRTLQKSVYLPLGKTCITYPIKMKNCVEDSFSPIKIKMSLSQVEANSTDLVTPILNRMSKNIIWTEIPFEKNCGGNGVCISDLSVSFNYSG, encoded by the exons CAGTGTTCCCAGCGTCCCTCAGTTTCAACATCGACACTCAGACTCCGGGAGTGTTTGAAGGGAACTGCACCCAGCAATTTGGACACAGAGTCGTCCAGCATGCCACAGGAACGGAAAAATG GATTGTGGTCAGCGCCCCGCACCAGGAGGTGACCCCAGGATTGAGATCGGGAGGGTTATTCAGATGTGACTACAGAAACCAGTCCTGTAACCCCATTCACATCCCAG TTGAGCAAAATTCTGATTCCATCGGCCTGTCACTGGCAGTTCAAAATGAAGATCCTTTCAATCTCACA ACTTGCAGCCCTACGCTGGTCCACAAATGTGACTCAAATATGCATGTGAATGGAATTTGCTATCTGTTCAACAGAAAGCTTGATCTGATCACCAAGCTGACCCCTGCTGTCCAAG AATGCACCAAGAGGAACATCGATCTCGTCTTCCTGTTCGACGGTTCCGAAAGCCTCAAGAGTGAGGATTTCGAGATGAACAAGAATTTCATCATCGACATCATGAAGAATCTCACCAACACCAGCCTGCAG TTTGCAGCGGTACAGTTTTCTAAAGAAATCCGGACTGAGTTTAACTTTTACGACTACCAAAAGCTGAAGGACCCTGCGGCACTTCTGTCCAAGACTCAGCACATGAAGTCTCTTACTAACACTCACAAAGCATTGAATTTTACACT GGAGACTCTTTTGTATAACACGACAGCCGGGGCTGTGGAGAACGCCACTAAAGTTCTCGTGATAATCACAGACGGTCAACCTTCAGACTACAATGATTGGTTCCACAATGTGGTTGGCCATCTGGACCAGAAGAACATCATTCGATACGTCATTGGG aTCGGTAATGTAGAGCTGGCTGGGCTGAAAAAACTAGCCTCCCAACCCAAGGAAAAGAACACGTTCTATATTCAAAATTACGCCGGGCTGAAGGGGATCCTCGACAATCTTCAGGGGAAGATATACAGCATCGAAG GATCCGGAAACGACCAGTCCTTCGTGAAGGAGTTGTCTCAGAGCGGTTTTAGCGCTGCCTTCTCAAAG GACTCCCTCATACTGGGAGCAGTGGGGTTCAACTTCTGGGCTGGGGCTGTCATTCACATGAAGCCAAATCAGCAGGAGAGAATCCAAACCTCTCTTTCAAGGCTCTCCAACGACTCCtatcttg GTTACTCAGTCACCACCGGTAGCCTTGGCAACAGAATGCTGTATATCGCTGGCGCTCCAAGGCACAGTCACAAAGGCAGAGTGGAGATATTCCAAAGCATAGACAGTGAGGTGCAGTGGAGCCACGAACAGAGCATTGATGGAGAGCAG ATTGGCTCCTATTTTGGGGGTGAGGTGTGTGCTGTGGATTTGAATGGGGATGGCGATACTGACGTTCTCCTAGTGGGGGCGCCCTTGTACCACAAACAGGAGCTTGGAGGGCTGGTGTACACCTACACTGTCAATGCAGAG ggctcCTTCTCCCCAGCTGTCACACTCTCAGGGTCCCCAGGGTTCCCCCTCTCTCGGTTTGGCACTGCGATCTCAGGGGTGGGAGATCTGGACGGAGACGGGCTGACGGACATCGCTGTGGGGGCGCCCCTGGAAAACAAGGGGAGTGGGGGCCTGTACATCTTCCAGGGGGGAGAGAGTGGAGTGAACCCCAACTATACACag CACATCACAGGTTGGACAATGTCCCCTCGGCTGCAGTATTTTGGACAGTCCATCCACGGGGTGATGGACATCAATGGGGACGGGCTGACGGACATCGCTGTGGGGTCCCTGGGACGTGCAGTGCTGCTCAG GTCAAGACCGGTCCTGAATGTTGCTGCTGATGTCTCGTTTCACCCTTCTGAGATTTCGATGGACTTTTTCGACTGCCTCACCAAAAAGACCCAGGTCAGCACTGTGAGCAACATGTCAGTCTGCATCATGGTGTCCAAACTTACCAGAGACAGCTTGG aaaCAAGTCTCAACCTCTCCTACCAGATTGAGTTGGATAGTTTGAGACAGAGATTCAGGGCAGATTTTGGACATGATAAAAGGACGTTGCAAAAGAGCGTCTACCTGCCTCTGGGAAAAACGTGCATCACCTATCCCATCAAAATGAAG aattgcgTTGAGGACAGCTTCTCCCCTATTAAAATCAAGATGTCTCTCTCCCAAGTTGAGGCAAACAGCACAGATCTTGTTACCCCCATACTGAATCGAATGAGCAAGAACATCATATGGACTGAG attCCTTTTGAGAAAAACTGCGGCGGGAACGGCGTCTGCATTTCTGATTTATCCGTATCGTTCAACTACTCTGGGTGA
- the LOC121306834 gene encoding integrin alpha-X-like: MTVQASSGNGNSSAGNTSMTLHIPVQFAVNVIIKGMDSSTQYVNFSEKATAAQVIKHSYKVANLAGKALPLNVTFLFPVESGPNFVWLVDSVNSSEKDLVNCSWMLADKTALRNRKQYCSNVGCKVCHCHISSLNKLSAIYFDFSGPAEFRGDLKAKALSFKEEIIKVDYYSSAFISYNTRLYVQIGSIKQEDGSYSEFHNARIKTEAEFMKHPNMVAMITLSCCGGILLFFIFAVIMYKLGCFKSKYKEMMVGEKEGSTEEGERTSEPLCDKEEKKEEKEE, encoded by the exons ATGACGGTGCAAGCAtccag tggcaATGGGAACTCCAGTGCTGGCAACACTTCAATGACTCTGCATATCCCAGTGCAGTTCGCTGTCAATGTGATTATCAAAGG TATGGATTCCTCCACGCAGTATGTGAATTTCTCTGAGAAGGCAACCGCAGCTCAGGTTATAAAACACTCCTACAAG GTCGCCAATCTGGCGGGGAAGGCTCTCCCACTGAACGTCACCTTCCTGTTCCCAGTGGAAAGTGGCCCCAATTTCGTCTGGCTTGTCGACAGCGTCAACAGTAGCGAG aaagACCTTGTGAATTGTTCTTGGATGCTGGCAGACAAGACAGCGCTGCGCAATAGAAAACAG TACTGCTCCAATGTGGGATGCAAGGTTTGTCACTGTCACATTTCCTCCCTGAACAAACTCTCTGCAATATACTTTGACTTCAGCGGGCCTGCTGAATTTAGAGGCGATCTAAAGGCAAAG gcTCTGAGTTTTAAAGAAGAGATTATAAAGGTGGATTACTACAGCTCAGCCTTCATCAGCTACAACACAAGACTGTACGTTCAGATTGGGAGCATAAAACAG gaggaTGGCAGTTACAGTGAGTTCCACAATGCCAGG ATTAAGACAGAGGCGGAGTTCATGAAACACCCGAACATGGTCGCCATGATCACGCTGAGCTGCTGCGGAGGAATCCTCCTCTTCTTCATCTTCGCAGTCATTATGTATAAG CTCGGCTGCTTCAAAAGCAAGTACAAAGAAATGATGGTGGGGGAGAAGGAAGGATCtacagaggagggagagagaacgTCAGAGCCACTCTGTGATAAGGAGGAGAAGAAGGAAGAGAAAGAAGAgtaa